Proteins encoded in a region of the Methanobrevibacter millerae genome:
- a CDS encoding MJ0144 family RNA dihydrouridine synthase-like protein, translating to MAGITDSKFLNKVIPYGFDAVTLGGYSLDEKTIEASQKIIERGRKEFHFELDEIIPHIENEVNLIKEVHPDVVVSANVRSTIPQPIIEASKINNLDIIEINCHCRQEEITSIGCGQEMLKRPDLVDFISKIVDDAESEVSVKIRANVEGIDTLEIARAIESAGADYLHLDAMDPNVFDADWKLLENVCNNTNIKVIGNNSIDSPEKIRKMYRSGVYGFSIARGVISGTLNFDIANF from the coding sequence ATGGCAGGAATAACGGATTCAAAGTTCTTAAACAAGGTTATTCCATATGGTTTTGATGCGGTTACTTTAGGCGGATATAGTTTGGATGAAAAAACTATAGAAGCATCTCAAAAAATCATTGAAAGGGGAAGAAAGGAATTTCACTTTGAACTGGATGAAATCATTCCCCATATAGAAAATGAAGTAAATCTGATAAAGGAAGTTCATCCTGATGTGGTGGTCAGTGCTAATGTACGTTCAACAATCCCCCAACCAATAATTGAAGCTTCAAAAATAAATAATTTGGATATTATAGAAATAAACTGTCATTGCCGTCAAGAAGAAATAACTTCTATTGGTTGTGGTCAGGAGATGTTAAAAAGGCCTGATTTGGTTGATTTTATCTCTAAAATTGTTGATGATGCAGAAAGTGAAGTGTCTGTGAAGATACGTGCAAATGTTGAAGGAATTGATACATTAGAAATTGCAAGGGCAATAGAAAGTGCCGGCGCAGATTACCTGCATTTGGACGCAATGGATCCCAATGTTTTTGATGCAGACTGGAAATTGCTGGAAAATGTTTGTAATAATACGAATATTAAAGTTATTGGAAATAATTCAATTGATTCTCCTGAAAAAATAAGAAAAATGTATCGATCTGGAGTTTATGGGTTTTCAATAGCTCGTGGAGTAATTTCCGGAACATTAAATTTTGATATTGCTAATTTTTAA
- a CDS encoding GTP cyclohydrolase III, translating to MIQMTLIQIDNYGPWTVTPRPRTESDLQMLQANLFADLNNHFGNKKGLVFFTRFDNLLAISNGLDEEDHLRIQRSIRNRYPITISMGVGAAETPHEAQRLATIALQKEGGAQSSKRKEILAIDSLVSEEDSFVQAAHIDINSVTETLTDIESAFDTSFMVNKAQHYLMTKLIKKGALLFFIGGDNFMSPCNGLSEEEIKDMLVEIDEEIGIGLKAGIGRGKNAEDAAYMADIGLEEIRERDNEPWTWVVEKEY from the coding sequence ATGATACAAATGACTTTGATACAAATTGACAATTATGGTCCATGGACAGTGACTCCAAGACCACGTACTGAATCAGATTTACAAATGTTACAAGCAAATTTATTTGCAGACTTGAATAATCATTTTGGAAATAAAAAAGGTTTAGTTTTTTTCACAAGGTTTGACAATTTGCTAGCTATTTCAAACGGTTTGGATGAAGAGGATCATTTAAGAATTCAAAGATCAATCAGAAACAGATATCCAATAACTATAAGTATGGGTGTTGGAGCTGCAGAAACTCCTCATGAGGCTCAAAGATTAGCTACTATTGCACTTCAAAAAGAAGGCGGAGCACAATCTTCAAAAAGAAAAGAAATTCTAGCTATTGATAGTTTGGTTTCTGAAGAAGACAGCTTTGTTCAAGCTGCACATATTGATATTAATAGTGTAACTGAAACTTTAACTGATATAGAATCTGCTTTTGATACAAGTTTCATGGTCAATAAAGCTCAACATTACTTGATGACTAAATTAATTAAAAAAGGAGCATTATTATTTTTCATTGGTGGAGATAACTTCATGTCTCCATGTAACGGATTAAGTGAAGAAGAGATTAAGGATATGCTGGTTGAAATTGATGAAGAGATTGGTATCGGTCTTAAGGCCGGAATCGGAAGAGGCAAGAATGCCGAAGATGCAGCATATATGGCGGATATTGGTCTTGAAGAAATACGCGAACGTGATAATGAACCTTGGACTTGGGTAGTAGAAAAAGAATACTGA
- the cofD gene encoding 2-phospho-L-lactate transferase codes for MITVLSGGTGTPKLLQGIKEVVDTKDLSIIVNTLENDYFSGVYVSADIDTVLYTMADMINDETWYGVKGDTFITNKRLAELSSPELLRIGDIDRATKIQKTLLMQNHSLEESVNIQAKHMGINSKIIPMSNENSEIKIVTDIGELEFHDFLIKHQSEPEVKDVVFSKVKPADGVIDAIKNSEAVIIGPSNPITSILPILSLDGVKEALKDTFVVAVSPIIGNDSVSGPASKFMKALDIEVSSVGVAKLYQEFLDVLVIDEQDENLKENLIEIINKVIITNTIMNSSDAKINLAKKILDSIV; via the coding sequence ATGATCACTGTTTTATCTGGAGGGACGGGTACTCCAAAATTGTTACAGGGAATTAAGGAAGTTGTTGACACTAAAGATTTGTCTATCATAGTTAATACTTTGGAAAATGATTATTTTTCAGGAGTTTATGTGTCTGCAGACATTGATACTGTCTTATACACAATGGCTGACATGATTAATGACGAGACATGGTATGGCGTTAAGGGCGATACGTTTATCACCAATAAAAGACTTGCAGAATTATCATCTCCAGAGTTGCTTAGAATAGGTGATATTGACAGAGCTACCAAAATACAAAAGACTCTATTGATGCAAAATCATTCGCTTGAAGAAAGTGTTAATATTCAAGCGAAACATATGGGTATTAATTCTAAAATTATTCCAATGAGCAATGAAAATTCTGAAATTAAAATTGTAACTGATATTGGTGAATTGGAATTCCACGATTTTTTAATTAAACATCAGTCAGAACCTGAAGTGAAGGATGTTGTTTTTTCAAAGGTCAAACCGGCTGACGGTGTAATTGATGCAATCAAAAATTCCGAGGCGGTAATAATTGGACCATCAAATCCAATAACTTCAATATTGCCAATACTTTCTCTTGATGGTGTAAAAGAAGCTTTAAAAGATACTTTTGTTGTTGCGGTTTCACCAATAATTGGAAATGACTCAGTTTCAGGACCAGCATCCAAATTTATGAAAGCTTTGGATATTGAAGTTTCATCAGTTGGTGTTGCAAAATTGTATCAGGAATTTTTAGATGTTTTGGTTATTGATGAACAAGATGAAAATTTGAAAGAAAATTTAATCGAAATTATTAATAAAGTAATAATTACAAATACTATAATGAATAGTTCAGATGCTAAAATTAATTTGGCTAAAAAAATTTTGGATAGCATCGTATAA
- a CDS encoding coenzyme F420-0:L-glutamate ligase, which produces MEIKLIGLEGIPLVKSGDDISKIIKEAILNSDYDLCDGDIILIAETLISKAEGNIIKLDDIVPSDKAVEVAKICKKDPKLVEVILQNSTEIVEVGPNFIVTETKQGFVCANAAIDESNVEDGLATPVPENPDQSAREIREFLESEFEKDLAVIITDTQGRAFRIGAIGTAIGCSGINPLWVRVGEKDLYGRELETTEIATADELASAASLIMGQADEGLPVVIISGFSAFNHLRKTDSDIRPLLRPKEFDVFRR; this is translated from the coding sequence ATGGAAATTAAGTTAATTGGCTTAGAAGGTATTCCTTTAGTTAAATCTGGTGATGATATTTCCAAAATAATTAAAGAAGCTATTTTAAATTCTGATTATGATTTATGTGATGGGGATATTATTTTAATTGCTGAGACATTAATTTCAAAGGCTGAAGGAAACATTATTAAATTGGATGATATTGTTCCATCTGATAAGGCTGTGGAAGTTGCAAAAATCTGTAAAAAAGATCCTAAATTGGTTGAAGTAATTTTACAAAATTCAACGGAAATAGTTGAAGTCGGACCAAATTTTATTGTAACCGAAACAAAACAGGGTTTTGTCTGTGCAAATGCCGCAATTGATGAGTCCAATGTTGAAGATGGTCTTGCAACTCCAGTTCCCGAAAACCCTGACCAATCAGCGAGAGAAATTCGTGAATTTTTGGAATCTGAATTTGAAAAGGATTTGGCTGTTATTATAACTGATACTCAGGGAAGAGCATTTCGTATCGGTGCAATAGGCACTGCCATCGGATGCAGCGGTATCAATCCTTTATGGGTTAGAGTTGGTGAAAAAGATTTGTATGGGCGTGAACTTGAAACAACAGAAATTGCAACGGCTGATGAATTGGCTAGTGCCGCTTCATTAATTATGGGTCAGGCTGATGAGGGCCTTCCTGTGGTTATTATTTCTGGGTTCAGTGCTTTTAATCATTTAAGAAAAACCGATTCAGATATTAGGCCTTTGCTCAGACCAAAAGAATTTGATGTATTTAGAAGGTAG
- a CDS encoding IMP cyclohydrolase: MYTGRILSIGMNSDGKPFAAYRVSSRSFPNRQCIKFDNRAAVVPKEGFEKDIYENTYITYNSLRIVRDTAIVSNGSHTDVIADKISLGMNIKDAIAYSLLTMDYEKDDYHTPRIAGVVTSTNKKDEYACYVGIANDKKLLVEEVPYGEAVFISTYGSQVHDSVEFSAKTSQEAAKFIFDEGTFANYKKPVTSCATVFDGEWTIAVHNP, translated from the coding sequence ATGTATACTGGTAGAATATTGTCAATAGGAATGAATAGTGATGGAAAACCTTTTGCAGCATACAGAGTGTCTAGTAGGTCATTTCCGAATAGGCAATGCATAAAATTTGATAATAGGGCAGCTGTTGTTCCAAAGGAAGGTTTTGAAAAGGATATTTATGAAAATACATATATCACTTACAATAGCCTGCGTATTGTTCGTGATACTGCGATTGTATCAAATGGATCCCATACTGATGTAATTGCAGATAAAATATCTTTGGGAATGAATATCAAGGATGCAATAGCATATTCTTTACTAACTATGGACTATGAAAAGGATGATTATCATACTCCACGTATTGCAGGTGTTGTAACATCTACAAACAAAAAGGATGAATATGCTTGTTATGTTGGAATTGCTAACGATAAAAAATTGTTGGTTGAAGAAGTGCCTTATGGGGAAGCCGTATTCATATCAACTTACGGCAGTCAGGTTCATGATTCTGTTGAATTTTCAGCAAAGACCTCTCAGGAAGCTGCCAAATTTATTTTTGATGAAGGCACTTTTGCGAATTATAAAAAACCGGTAACATCCTGTGCTACTGTTTTTGATGGAGAATGGACTATAGCAGTTCATAATCCATAA
- a CDS encoding biopolymer transporter ExbD yields MSIDVKSYKKRFLDNQKPNINLVPFIDILFTIMIFLVVTSNFSAVDAPMDATDSGATGKPNVTDTSGNAEYYIVPVANLHKVTVNGVDRSDAISGGAVGVQAKVMDEGQISIKPGEIIINTPNGISPDQAVQRPKV; encoded by the coding sequence ATGTCAATTGATGTTAAATCTTATAAAAAAAGGTTTTTGGATAATCAAAAACCGAATATTAATTTAGTTCCATTTATTGATATTTTATTTACAATAATGATTTTTCTAGTTGTTACTAGTAATTTTTCAGCTGTGGATGCACCAATGGATGCTACAGACAGTGGTGCAACCGGTAAACCTAATGTAACTGATACATCAGGTAATGCTGAGTATTATATTGTGCCTGTTGCTAATTTGCATAAGGTTACTGTTAATGGTGTTGACCGTTCAGATGCCATTAGCGGCGGTGCTGTTGGAGTTCAGGCGAAGGTTATGGATGAGGGACAGATATCGATTAAACCTGGTGAAATTATCATCAATACTCCTAATGGAATTTCTCCAGATCAAGCAGTTCAACGTCCAAAAGTCTAA
- a CDS encoding MotA/TolQ/ExbB proton channel family protein: MVMEYITPVFNGIMDIFTQGGIITYIILFIGIYGLIIALRKIAYLRKISRVDTTEIFGVVTASMERGGAVEALKQINRFKNPVSRIISETLKIGYKNKTEVEESMEQIFIVEVAKMTKGLSTIKTITELAPFIGLIGTVIGIWMTFKSLGVNPNSAAMAEGIYVALTTTIMGLLVVIILLPLYTYIQGLIEAEMDKIELATKMTNWGFAVVKVRVEANVECAVSALQEAEGVVNTRLISDPYANIKVSFKPSMLDKSISNIILEKCNVNAEITESKLRQ; this comes from the coding sequence ATGGTTATGGAATATATTACGCCAGTTTTTAATGGGATAATGGATATATTTACTCAGGGAGGAATTATTACATATATTATCCTTTTTATAGGTATTTATGGTCTTATTATCGCTCTTAGAAAAATTGCGTATCTTAGAAAAATTAGTCGTGTAGACACCACTGAAATATTTGGTGTTGTAACTGCATCCATGGAAAGAGGAGGTGCAGTGGAAGCGCTAAAACAAATTAACAGATTTAAAAATCCTGTTTCCAGGATTATTTCAGAAACTTTAAAAATTGGTTATAAGAACAAAACTGAAGTTGAAGAAAGTATGGAACAAATCTTTATTGTTGAAGTTGCTAAAATGACTAAAGGTTTAAGCACTATTAAAACTATTACTGAACTAGCTCCTTTCATCGGGTTAATCGGTACCGTTATTGGTATCTGGATGACTTTCAAATCATTGGGTGTTAACCCTAACTCAGCTGCTATGGCTGAAGGTATTTATGTAGCACTTACCACTACCATTATGGGTCTTTTGGTTGTTATTATTCTTTTACCGTTATATACTTATATCCAAGGTCTCATTGAAGCTGAAATGGATAAGATTGAGCTTGCTACAAAAATGACCAACTGGGGTTTTGCTGTCGTAAAAGTTAGGGTGGAAGCTAATGTTGAATGTGCTGTTTCAGCACTTCAGGAAGCAGAAGGTGTTGTCAATACAAGATTGATTTCAGATCCTTATGCAAATATCAAGGTTTCATTTAAACCGAGTATGTTGGATAAGAGTATTTCTAATATTATTTTAGAAAAATGTAATGTGAATGCAGAAATTACTGAAAGTAAATTGAGACAATAA
- the rnhB gene encoding ribonuclease HII — protein sequence MDILGIDEAGRGSVLGPLVIAGVVIDKRKEAILDNMGVKDSKKLTPQRREVLARKLKKMFVFDTVVYSAQDIDNLRAKGVNLNEIERKGMQELIQKLDFDEAIVDAVDVKPQRFQDKLQRATGKHVKAEHKADDKYIEVSAASIIAKQTRDEAIAEINKCFEDVGGIGSGYPSDPTTKKFLSNYTYNEMPVFVRKSWSTVAKLKDVQTTLI from the coding sequence ATGGATATTTTAGGCATTGATGAGGCGGGACGCGGTTCTGTTTTAGGCCCGCTTGTTATTGCTGGCGTTGTAATTGACAAACGCAAGGAAGCTATTTTGGACAATATGGGTGTCAAGGACTCAAAAAAATTAACTCCTCAAAGAAGGGAAGTTCTGGCCCGTAAACTTAAAAAGATGTTTGTTTTTGATACTGTAGTATATTCTGCACAGGATATTGATAATTTAAGAGCTAAGGGTGTTAATTTAAATGAAATTGAGCGCAAAGGAATGCAGGAACTTATTCAAAAACTTGATTTTGATGAAGCTATTGTTGATGCAGTTGATGTTAAGCCTCAAAGGTTTCAGGACAAGCTTCAAAGAGCAACCGGAAAGCATGTAAAAGCTGAACACAAGGCTGATGACAAATACATTGAAGTAAGCGCAGCATCAATCATTGCAAAACAAACAAGGGATGAGGCAATCGCCGAAATCAACAAATGCTTTGAAGATGTTGGTGGAATTGGCTCAGGATATCCTTCAGATCCAACAACAAAAAAATTTCTATCAAATTATACCTATAACGAAATGCCCGTCTTTGTTCGCAAGTCATGGTCAACTGTTGCAAAGCTTAAGGATGTTCAAACCACTTTAATCTAA
- a CDS encoding rod shape-determining protein, whose amino-acid sequence MNIFGNDEEEQEVVDTRVISNSLGIDLGTLNTVIAKPSGDKFDLYQIPSVVAVKKDDPSEVLAVGEEAKKMLGRTPEDILAVRPLKKGVIENVVQAQALLIKAMQIGINEGESVGRIVIGIPGDASEVEKNAAEEIGRKAGAQNILVISEGLAAAIGAGLPIAEPNGTMVVDIGAGSTDIVIISLGGINDIETVRCGGDDIDNKIVELVAEKYDVAIGIHDAESAKMEVGMVHCSEQLENLSVEVIGKSLETNRPKKVVIDSMLVADAVEPFMQDIIDGLNVVLERLSPELMMGVYNNSVAVGGSSRLRGIKERIFDEISIPIEISDDPMTVVAKGTAIVAAEPLALEPEVRLRAMK is encoded by the coding sequence ATGAATATTTTCGGAAATGATGAGGAAGAACAAGAAGTTGTTGATACCAGAGTTATTAGTAATAGTTTAGGGATAGATTTGGGAACTTTAAACACTGTTATAGCCAAACCATCAGGCGATAAATTTGATTTATACCAAATTCCATCAGTTGTTGCAGTTAAAAAAGATGATCCAAGTGAAGTTTTAGCTGTTGGTGAAGAAGCTAAAAAAATGTTGGGAAGAACTCCTGAAGATATTCTTGCAGTAAGACCACTTAAAAAAGGTGTAATTGAAAACGTTGTACAGGCACAAGCTTTACTCATTAAAGCAATGCAAATTGGTATCAATGAAGGCGAAAGTGTTGGAAGAATAGTTATTGGTATTCCTGGTGACGCATCTGAAGTGGAAAAGAATGCAGCTGAAGAAATTGGAAGAAAAGCAGGTGCACAAAACATTCTTGTTATTAGTGAAGGTCTTGCAGCAGCTATTGGTGCCGGACTTCCTATAGCTGAACCAAACGGTACAATGGTTGTTGATATCGGAGCAGGTTCAACTGATATTGTTATCATTTCTCTCGGTGGTATTAATGATATAGAAACCGTTAGATGTGGTGGAGATGACATCGACAATAAGATTGTCGAACTTGTAGCAGAAAAATACGATGTAGCAATTGGTATTCATGATGCGGAATCTGCAAAAATGGAAGTTGGTATGGTACACTGTTCAGAACAACTTGAAAACTTAAGCGTAGAAGTAATTGGAAAATCCCTAGAAACTAACAGGCCTAAAAAAGTTGTCATTGACTCAATGCTCGTGGCGGATGCAGTAGAACCATTCATGCAAGATATCATTGATGGTTTGAATGTAGTTTTAGAAAGATTATCTCCGGAATTAATGATGGGTGTATACAATAACTCTGTTGCAGTTGGTGGAAGTTCAAGACTTCGCGGTATCAAAGAAAGAATTTTTGATGAAATTTCCATTCCAATCGAAATATCTGACGATCCAATGACTGTGGTTGCAAAAGGAACTGCTATTGTTGCAGCAGAACCACTTGCATTAGAACCGGAAGTACGTTTAAGAGCTATGAAATAA
- a CDS encoding DUF515 domain-containing protein produces the protein MIKPDKPNYPKGFGELDDLKNNEIPRPKPKQEKELTAIEVFNNKLGSLFKNRKSEDISDEKKRKIGKIITTIIILTLIISAYYFIIYEPTQQELNEAKTSKLNELHSLYKGPMADAGNVYTLESKINDANNIYEVQSINIVKLATTDWKKFHIKSIHENTDQFNRTMAVYENNSRNTIMPASEAIDFVNSNNVEKLSEVIFEKPNTVSVPIMVSRLQAGAGLVSVGSIVDIYKNNNDTFNDSADTNKSEADVSGCTVLSIMRYEDNGEIDSQYSKGNTIVEGNNTNPNENTQTFTSNVLEMLKGAIIKGYDEKTTMDMLKDYGIKLSNYERQINLGDLDAEYMLLIEVPQDKVSFIINNMDSIVLTIPTTKAPSWMSTEINSTYAG, from the coding sequence ATGATAAAACCAGACAAACCGAATTATCCGAAAGGATTCGGCGAACTTGATGATTTAAAAAATAATGAAATTCCAAGACCGAAACCAAAACAAGAAAAAGAATTAACAGCGATTGAAGTCTTCAACAATAAATTAGGTTCATTATTCAAAAACAGAAAATCTGAGGATATCAGTGATGAGAAAAAAAGAAAAATCGGAAAGATTATCACAACAATAATCATCCTGACACTAATAATTTCAGCATATTATTTTATTATTTATGAACCGACACAGCAGGAACTTAATGAAGCGAAAACCTCAAAATTAAATGAACTGCATTCCCTCTACAAAGGCCCAATGGCAGATGCAGGAAATGTTTATACATTAGAATCCAAAATAAATGATGCTAATAACATTTATGAAGTTCAATCAATAAACATTGTCAAGCTTGCAACAACGGACTGGAAAAAATTCCATATTAAAAGCATTCATGAAAATACAGATCAGTTTAACCGGACAATGGCAGTTTATGAAAATAATTCAAGAAACACAATAATGCCTGCCAGTGAAGCAATAGACTTTGTAAATTCAAACAATGTTGAAAAGTTATCTGAAGTCATATTTGAAAAGCCAAATACAGTATCAGTCCCGATAATGGTATCCCGCCTGCAGGCAGGAGCCGGACTTGTAAGCGTCGGAAGCATTGTTGACATCTACAAAAACAACAATGATACTTTCAATGACTCAGCAGATACGAACAAAAGCGAGGCCGATGTCAGTGGATGTACTGTATTATCAATAATGAGATACGAAGACAATGGCGAAATAGATTCACAATATTCTAAAGGAAATACAATTGTGGAAGGAAACAACACTAATCCAAATGAAAATACACAAACTTTTACTTCAAATGTTTTGGAGATGCTTAAAGGAGCAATTATTAAAGGATATGATGAAAAAACTACAATGGACATGTTAAAGGATTATGGTATTAAGCTATCAAATTATGAAAGACAGATTAACCTTGGAGATTTGGATGCGGAATATATGCTTTTAATCGAAGTACCGCAAGACAAGGTATCTTTTATAATAAATAATATGGACAGCATTGTCCTGACAATACCAACTACAAAAGCACCGTCATGGATGTCCACTGAAATCAATTCAACATATGCCGGATAG
- a CDS encoding class E sortase, producing the protein MAKSVISTVIVIICIIIIGLYAAGEVNYFSQKTVSEKNITSPVVLIEKVGINEKINNVSLSQGVMLDEKSGIPTQGDVVLFGHRTLQGSPFLRLNEVNNGDTITLEWPGIGEVKYSVTNKKIVPATYKLETNQSGNHILLITCDPIGSTENRLIIEGEQTNVSGVNEKIISDNPQQSNAFIITGIFSIIGLIISFIYPKDSRPYILATVLIITIMLVYFCFNPMSSQFIYDNIIILNGGI; encoded by the coding sequence ATGGCAAAATCAGTTATTTCAACAGTTATTGTAATCATATGTATTATAATAATAGGTTTATATGCAGCAGGAGAAGTTAATTATTTTTCACAAAAAACCGTGAGTGAGAAAAATATAACCTCTCCAGTAGTATTGATTGAAAAAGTAGGAATTAATGAGAAAATAAATAATGTTAGTTTATCACAGGGAGTAATGCTTGATGAAAAATCAGGCATCCCAACACAGGGCGATGTTGTGCTGTTTGGACATAGAACACTTCAGGGCTCACCATTCCTAAGATTAAATGAAGTGAATAATGGAGATACCATAACATTGGAATGGCCGGGAATCGGTGAAGTCAAATATAGCGTAACGAACAAAAAGATAGTACCTGCAACATATAAATTGGAAACCAATCAAAGCGGAAACCATATTTTGTTGATTACTTGTGACCCAATTGGTTCTACAGAAAACAGATTGATTATTGAAGGTGAACAAACAAATGTTAGTGGAGTGAATGAAAAAATCATTTCAGACAATCCGCAGCAATCCAATGCATTTATAATTACAGGAATATTCTCGATTATTGGTCTTATAATATCATTTATTTATCCAAAGGACTCCAGACCTTATATTTTAGCCACTGTATTAATAATAACAATAATGCTTGTGTATTTCTGCTTTAATCCGATGTCTTCACAGTTTATTTATGACAATATTATCATTTTGAATGGTGGAATTTAA
- a CDS encoding dihydroneopterin aldolase family protein produces the protein MDVNEKYFSNITSRERAIFEGGISMGALFHQFVGTPVNIKTKEGLERTIEESFKLQPAIEDVEVKINLNDNTGFDYISLSGDMLDVRIHTVVDDVKAIIRIEYIEELNYPLMYVEEI, from the coding sequence ATGGACGTTAATGAAAAGTATTTCTCAAACATAACTTCCCGTGAAAGGGCAATATTTGAAGGTGGAATCAGCATGGGTGCACTATTCCATCAATTTGTTGGAACACCAGTCAATATCAAAACAAAAGAAGGATTGGAAAGAACAATCGAAGAGTCATTTAAACTTCAGCCGGCAATTGAGGATGTTGAAGTCAAAATCAACTTAAATGACAATACTGGCTTTGATTATATTTCACTTTCCGGAGATATGCTTGATGTTAGAATACATACTGTAGTGGATGACGTTAAAGCAATAATCAGAATAGAGTATATTGAAGAGTTGAATTATCCTTTAATGTATGTTGAAGAAATTTAG
- the mfnA gene encoding tyrosine decarboxylase MfnA, translating into MNDLPIDKDEILKELDSIQNEDLKYSSGRILGSMCTEAHPFAKEVYTKFLDSNLGDPGLFKGTKATEDKTIKIIGKLLNLDNAYGNIVTGGTEANIMAVRAARNHARKYKGIKNGEIILPRSAHFSFKKAADMMNLKIIEADLDENYKIDVKSVKNKITDNTVAIVAIAGTTELGLIDPIEEISQIAYENNIYFHVDAAFGGFSIPFLKDIGYDFPEFDFKLPGVCSITVDPHKMGLAPIPAGGIIFRKKEYLEVMAVDSPYLTVKTQSTIVGTRLGASTVATYALLKYFGRSGYAELADQLMQNTLFLKESLEKIGYDVIVEPELNIVAFNHPKKSPDELSKELEKINGWKVSVANCPKAIRIVLMNHVTKTHLEEFLNDLEELF; encoded by the coding sequence ATGAATGATTTGCCAATAGATAAAGATGAAATTTTAAAAGAATTGGATTCAATTCAAAATGAAGATTTAAAATATTCCAGTGGCCGTATTTTAGGATCAATGTGTACAGAAGCACATCCTTTTGCAAAGGAAGTTTACACTAAATTTCTTGACAGCAACCTTGGAGATCCAGGTCTTTTTAAGGGAACAAAAGCCACGGAAGACAAAACAATTAAAATCATTGGTAAATTGTTGAACTTGGATAATGCTTATGGAAATATTGTAACTGGCGGAACTGAAGCCAATATTATGGCTGTAAGGGCTGCAAGAAATCATGCAAGAAAATATAAAGGAATTAAAAATGGTGAAATAATCCTTCCAAGATCAGCTCATTTTTCATTTAAAAAGGCAGCGGACATGATGAATCTGAAAATCATTGAAGCGGATTTGGATGAAAATTATAAAATCGATGTTAAATCTGTTAAAAATAAAATTACTGATAATACTGTTGCGATTGTAGCAATTGCTGGTACAACTGAATTGGGACTGATCGATCCAATTGAAGAAATATCTCAAATTGCTTATGAAAACAATATCTATTTTCATGTTGATGCTGCATTCGGTGGCTTTTCAATACCTTTTTTAAAGGATATTGGCTATGATTTTCCAGAGTTTGACTTTAAGCTTCCTGGAGTCTGTTCAATAACAGTAGATCCTCATAAAATGGGTCTTGCACCGATTCCTGCAGGAGGAATAATCTTTAGAAAAAAAGAATATCTTGAAGTTATGGCAGTAGATTCTCCATATTTGACTGTAAAAACTCAATCAACAATTGTTGGAACTAGACTTGGAGCATCAACTGTTGCAACATATGCACTTTTAAAATATTTCGGTCGTTCCGGTTATGCTGAACTTGCAGACCAACTGATGCAAAACACTCTCTTTTTAAAAGAATCTCTTGAAAAAATAGGTTATGATGTTATAGTCGAGCCCGAATTGAATATTGTTGCTTTTAACCATCCTAAAAAAAGTCCGGATGAATTATCAAAAGAATTAGAAAAAATAAATGGGTGGAAAGTTTCAGTTGCAAACTGTCCAAAAGCAATCAGGATTGTTCTGATGAACCATGTAACTAAAACTCATTTAGAAGAATTTTTAAATGATTTGGAAGAGTTATTCTAA